A DNA window from Mesotoga sp. BH458_6_3_2_1 contains the following coding sequences:
- a CDS encoding DUF3147 family protein — MLRYIVKILVSSVIIVLVSEVSKKSGYIGGLIASLPLTSMLALFWLYNDTNSSSKVAELSTGILLFVLPSLIFFVAMPLLLRRGINFYVALALSSGVMMAGYAFFSLILSKFGVRL; from the coding sequence TTGCTGAGATACATCGTGAAAATCCTTGTGTCATCGGTAATAATCGTTCTTGTTTCTGAAGTTAGCAAGAAGTCTGGATACATTGGAGGACTTATAGCATCTTTACCTCTTACTTCCATGCTGGCGCTATTCTGGCTCTACAACGACACAAACAGTTCAAGTAAAGTTGCAGAACTCTCGACCGGCATTCTCCTTTTTGTTCTTCCTTCTCTGATTTTCTTTGTTGCTATGCCATTGCTTCTCAGAAGGGGCATCAATTTCTACGTAGCACTTGCTTTGTCCAGTGGAGTCATGATGGCAGGCTATGCCTTCTTTTCGCTCATCCTTTCAAAGTTTGGAGTGAGATTATAG
- a CDS encoding RHS repeat domain-containing protein, translating into MKRISLFLVLLVFSVIALGQSEFMIPMSTEDFGLRGPVKSAKILYPENEMDLGIDEEFVLSGYSVLTFNANGSLVSQIEYDKDGNEQSAILFNYDANGKLLSVSGRENGVEENVDEIKVENGRIAGIIVEDSEGDSNLVMEYDEAGRLVAQKISGMSEGQEIEMTISMKYDDNGNLVEESFGMMGMVLTKTIFEYNDKNQSVRELEYMYMFAEPGTEPEPIVSTLEYNEMGDVVLRVSDSSFGEEKEAVVYEYEYDSAGNYTHKVAYYVMDIAELQNETWKETAMIEEEETREIEYY; encoded by the coding sequence GTGAAAAGAATCTCTCTATTTTTGGTTTTGCTGGTTTTCTCTGTGATTGCTCTTGGACAATCAGAGTTTATGATTCCTATGAGCACCGAGGATTTCGGATTAAGAGGACCCGTTAAGTCAGCGAAAATACTATACCCGGAGAACGAAATGGATCTGGGAATCGATGAGGAATTCGTCCTGTCTGGATACAGTGTTCTTACCTTCAACGCGAACGGCAGTCTTGTTTCGCAGATTGAATATGATAAAGACGGTAATGAGCAGAGTGCGATACTCTTCAATTACGACGCCAATGGAAAACTACTTTCTGTGTCTGGAAGAGAGAATGGTGTTGAGGAAAACGTCGACGAAATAAAGGTCGAAAACGGAAGAATAGCCGGAATAATCGTTGAAGACTCTGAAGGTGACTCCAATCTGGTTATGGAATACGATGAAGCGGGAAGACTAGTCGCTCAGAAGATCAGTGGAATGAGCGAGGGGCAGGAAATCGAGATGACCATATCGATGAAATACGATGACAACGGAAATCTGGTTGAGGAATCCTTTGGAATGATGGGAATGGTCCTTACAAAGACCATTTTCGAGTACAATGATAAGAACCAGAGCGTTAGAGAGCTGGAGTATATGTACATGTTCGCTGAACCAGGCACAGAACCCGAACCAATAGTATCTACTCTTGAGTACAACGAAATGGGTGACGTTGTTCTTAGAGTATCTGACAGTAGTTTTGGTGAAGAGAAAGAAGCCGTTGTTTATGAATATGAATACGATTCCGCGGGCAACTATACACATAAGGTTGCTTACTATGTTATGGATATCGCGGAGCTCCAAAACGAAACCTGGAAAGAGACGGCAATGATTGAAGAAGAAGAGACACGGGAAATTGAGTATTACTGA
- a CDS encoding MFS transporter: MLTSLLVFFVMFGFGLLLQLKLRELGASLLMVGLLTTVRGAVETFGSPAWGAISDGLKKRKLLMILLVLTPALLYFAYSVIEIPIVFILFSSLIAFFTAGFEPIAMALSTEHSRDSVRNTSRELSILNTANSTGMLTGRIMLSILLIFFTVSQAINWYAFVALIAVIPVLFLNEEEHLVSRRKGFLNRLFPLKEDSTPLWENGLWAVYAGTFLRQLGTAGATSIIAIYMTERIGLSGAATAIITSINPFMQIFSHIFFGRVISKTGPRKSTLIGIGLTIFTMVFFAVAKSWVLIAIGYFCLGIAFGAFINGAGTMISLSSPPERRAEFLGLLRSARAIGFMVGPLLAGTVAEYSYFGMFIMMASLIATGGLIVIVFTKDRFITS; this comes from the coding sequence TTGCTGACATCTCTGTTAGTGTTCTTTGTGATGTTCGGTTTTGGCTTGCTCTTACAGCTGAAGCTAAGAGAGCTTGGGGCCTCACTTCTTATGGTTGGGCTTCTTACAACAGTAAGAGGAGCTGTGGAGACTTTCGGTTCTCCGGCCTGGGGAGCAATATCTGACGGACTTAAGAAACGAAAACTCCTGATGATATTACTCGTACTCACGCCGGCCCTTCTCTACTTTGCTTATTCAGTAATTGAGATTCCCATAGTATTCATTCTCTTTTCTTCATTGATTGCTTTCTTCACCGCCGGGTTCGAACCCATAGCAATGGCTCTGAGCACAGAACATTCACGGGATTCGGTCAGAAATACTTCAAGAGAACTGTCGATATTGAATACTGCAAATTCAACTGGAATGCTAACTGGCAGAATTATGCTCTCGATTCTTCTGATCTTTTTCACTGTGAGTCAGGCTATTAACTGGTATGCTTTTGTTGCCCTAATTGCTGTCATACCTGTACTTTTTTTGAATGAAGAGGAACACCTCGTCTCTCGTAGAAAGGGCTTCTTGAACAGGTTGTTTCCCTTGAAAGAAGATTCTACGCCTCTCTGGGAAAATGGACTGTGGGCAGTTTATGCCGGCACTTTCTTGAGACAGCTCGGAACGGCCGGAGCCACTTCGATAATTGCAATATATATGACTGAAAGAATTGGCTTGTCAGGAGCGGCTACGGCAATTATCACTTCGATAAACCCTTTTATGCAGATCTTTTCTCATATCTTCTTCGGAAGGGTGATATCGAAAACCGGACCAAGAAAGAGCACACTGATCGGCATAGGTCTAACGATATTCACAATGGTTTTCTTTGCCGTGGCAAAGAGCTGGGTTCTCATTGCAATTGGGTACTTCTGCCTAGGTATTGCCTTTGGAGCCTTCATAAACGGTGCCGGTACTATGATATCTCTCAGTTCACCGCCGGAGAGAAGAGCCGAGTTTCTAGGACTTCTTAGGTCGGCGAGAGCCATTGGTTTCATGGTGGGGCCATTACTGGCCGGAACGGTTGCAGAATACTCTTATTTTGGCATGTTCATTATGATGGCTTCACTCATTGCCACTGGAGGACTAATCGTAATTGTTTTTACGAAGGACCGATTCATTACAAGCTGA
- a CDS encoding permease, producing MTVYSIVIYFITGLLLVLSLIASQKKTILALKKAWRSFEGILPELIAILLFVGLLIALLNPETISQLLGESSGVWGLLIASVVGSITLIPGFVAFPTAAMLLNNGAGITQIALFISTLMMVGVVTFPVEKKYFGTKLTIVRNVMAFGFSFIVAGLMGAVLG from the coding sequence ATGACTGTGTACAGCATTGTAATCTATTTCATAACTGGATTGCTTCTAGTTCTCTCTCTCATTGCAAGCCAAAAAAAGACAATTCTGGCGCTCAAGAAAGCATGGAGATCATTTGAGGGAATTCTGCCTGAACTGATCGCTATTCTGCTTTTTGTCGGGTTGCTTATCGCGCTGTTGAATCCCGAGACAATCTCACAGCTGCTAGGAGAAAGTTCGGGAGTTTGGGGGTTGCTGATAGCTTCAGTAGTGGGGTCTATCACCCTAATTCCCGGTTTTGTGGCTTTTCCTACGGCGGCCATGTTGCTGAATAATGGAGCCGGTATAACTCAGATAGCTCTTTTCATCTCCACCCTGATGATGGTAGGAGTTGTCACTTTTCCGGTGGAGAAAAAGTATTTCGGAACCAAATTAACGATTGTGAGAAATGTAATGGCATTTGGATTCTCATTTATAGTGGCTGGTCTTATGGGAGCGGTTCTGGGATGA
- the arsB gene encoding ACR3 family arsenite efflux transporter, whose amino-acid sequence MEQRFDVFSKYLTVWVGAAMVLGAILGNILPGLSNSLGNWQIANVSVPVAVVLLFMMYPIMLKIEFKEIVNVQKNSRPLLVTLVVNWAIKPFTMAFISWLFIKIFFSPLIPDGLANEYVAGMVLLGLAPCTAMVLVWTYLAKGNINYALVQVAINDLFILFLFAPMGKLLIGVSTGFPVPFSTIFWSVVFYVAIPLSLAILTRRLVVKRRGEKYLNENVIPKFDPFTKIGLLLTLVLVFMFQGKTIVDNPLHIVLIAIPLVIQTYLIFYIGYYAVKKLKIDYAEAAPSTFIGASNFFELSIAVALILFGMNSGAALATVVGVLVEVPVMLSLVAIMKNRKDSFDFSKGGGIK is encoded by the coding sequence TTGGAACAGAGATTTGATGTTTTCAGCAAATATCTAACAGTGTGGGTGGGAGCTGCAATGGTTCTGGGGGCCATACTGGGCAACATTCTTCCCGGTCTCTCAAATTCCCTAGGAAACTGGCAAATTGCAAATGTTTCAGTTCCGGTAGCAGTAGTTCTGCTTTTCATGATGTATCCGATCATGCTGAAGATTGAGTTCAAAGAAATAGTCAACGTACAGAAGAACTCCAGGCCTCTTCTAGTAACATTGGTAGTCAACTGGGCGATCAAGCCGTTTACTATGGCCTTCATCTCGTGGCTTTTCATAAAGATATTCTTTAGTCCATTGATTCCTGATGGACTTGCTAATGAATATGTTGCTGGGATGGTATTGCTGGGATTGGCTCCATGCACAGCGATGGTTCTAGTTTGGACATATCTTGCAAAGGGCAACATAAACTACGCGCTTGTACAGGTGGCAATCAACGATCTGTTTATTCTCTTTCTTTTCGCACCAATGGGTAAACTTCTGATAGGAGTATCGACAGGATTTCCGGTACCCTTCTCAACCATTTTCTGGTCGGTTGTCTTCTATGTAGCAATTCCTCTTTCTTTGGCGATTCTGACGCGAAGGCTTGTAGTGAAAAGAAGAGGAGAGAAATACTTGAACGAGAATGTCATTCCAAAATTCGATCCGTTCACAAAGATTGGGTTACTTCTAACACTTGTCCTGGTATTTATGTTTCAGGGAAAGACAATAGTTGATAATCCTCTTCACATAGTCTTGATAGCAATACCTTTAGTGATTCAGACCTATCTGATCTTTTACATTGGATACTATGCAGTAAAAAAGCTAAAGATAGACTATGCCGAAGCCGCGCCATCGACGTTTATTGGCGCGTCGAATTTCTTTGAACTTTCAATAGCGGTTGCACTCATACTTTTCGGTATGAATTCCGGTGCAGCGCTGGCTACAGTAGTCGGCGTGCTTGTCGAAGTACCGGTAATGCTATCACTGGTTGCAATCATGAAGAATCGGAAGGACTCATTCGATTTCTCAAAAGGTGGGGGGATTAAGTGA
- a CDS encoding GNAT family N-acetyltransferase: MIEDFFVDKPSSEESKGIMEKMYHSIPESSNGRYSLSELRPIEEVYFDFLKRGDKLLVLRVQGEIIGHVHFGPQRDERFSSNLSGHIYDLYVKKEYRGMGAGRTLLRSALKELKPFFQKITGNTYRFGTGWHMLKSEGFSEKRITLSTNK; encoded by the coding sequence ATGATTGAAGATTTCTTTGTCGATAAGCCCTCTTCTGAGGAGTCAAAAGGGATTATGGAGAAGATGTATCACTCGATTCCCGAATCGAGCAATGGTAGGTATTCGCTTTCAGAACTCAGGCCGATTGAGGAAGTCTACTTTGATTTTCTTAAGAGAGGCGATAAATTGCTTGTCTTGAGAGTCCAAGGAGAGATAATTGGGCATGTCCACTTCGGGCCACAGAGGGACGAACGGTTTTCTTCGAATTTATCTGGACACATCTATGATCTATATGTCAAGAAAGAGTACAGAGGAATGGGAGCAGGAAGAACTCTTCTTAGGTCTGCTTTAAAGGAACTCAAGCCTTTTTTTCAGAAGATTACCGGCAATACTTATAGATTCGGGACTGGATGGCATATGCTGAAAAGTGAGGGTTTTAGCGAAAAAAGAATTACCTTGAGTACCAATAAATGA
- a CDS encoding radical SAM protein — MKSGIFEKIDLALKSVNPRLSRVFLPWIVKNPRYIRGSTRLLEAFKESESVRDSLLQEGLVVPPIMIISITNRCNLKCKGCFASTLGNSGKATYSKRTMDSADWYRVIDQGRELGVFTFLVAGGEPFMLPDLVDICGRNDDRIFVIFTNGTTLDGGIFDELRKTTNTAVVVSVEGGEELTDERRGEGVFAKAVRFLEALNEVGVPGGISVTITRRNFRFWSDETNLDFFINRGAKLAFFTEYIPTGEVGASVVSRSPMGDLSVETSSEQFAILTMEERSHFRKRILDYKAKKPIFIVHSPGDEELFGGCVSAGKGFVHVNPYGDLTPCPVSDIATHNLLNSSLKEGLMSPLFKEIRENEGMLENGDGPCALFSHQKEVEELRRKLGAYKTGL, encoded by the coding sequence ATGAAATCTGGGATCTTCGAAAAAATTGATCTTGCTCTTAAGTCTGTCAATCCTCGTTTGTCGAGGGTCTTTCTACCATGGATAGTGAAAAACCCAAGATACATTCGTGGTTCTACAAGACTTTTGGAAGCGTTCAAAGAATCCGAGTCGGTACGAGACTCTCTACTTCAGGAAGGATTGGTTGTTCCTCCAATAATGATAATAAGCATCACGAACAGGTGTAATCTCAAGTGCAAGGGATGCTTCGCAAGTACACTTGGCAACTCTGGAAAGGCTACTTACAGCAAGAGGACTATGGACAGCGCAGATTGGTACAGAGTGATTGATCAGGGCAGAGAACTTGGAGTTTTCACTTTTCTTGTCGCGGGGGGCGAACCATTCATGCTTCCAGACCTCGTCGATATATGTGGCAGGAACGATGACAGAATCTTCGTCATATTTACGAACGGAACTACCCTGGATGGTGGAATATTCGATGAACTAAGAAAAACGACTAACACGGCGGTTGTCGTAAGTGTTGAAGGAGGAGAAGAACTTACGGATGAAAGAAGGGGAGAAGGAGTTTTCGCAAAGGCGGTTCGCTTTCTCGAAGCCTTGAATGAGGTTGGAGTTCCCGGTGGCATTTCCGTGACTATAACGAGAAGGAATTTCCGTTTCTGGAGCGATGAAACAAACCTTGACTTCTTCATAAACAGAGGCGCGAAATTGGCCTTCTTCACGGAGTACATCCCAACAGGTGAAGTGGGAGCCAGTGTAGTTTCCAGAAGCCCGATGGGAGATCTGAGCGTAGAGACCTCATCAGAGCAGTTCGCGATTCTAACAATGGAGGAGCGAAGCCATTTCAGGAAGAGAATACTTGACTACAAGGCAAAGAAACCAATCTTCATTGTTCACTCTCCAGGAGATGAAGAACTGTTTGGTGGCTGCGTATCTGCCGGAAAGGGATTTGTTCATGTGAATCCCTATGGGGACCTCACTCCGTGTCCGGTTTCCGATATTGCAACGCACAATCTTCTCAATTCTTCACTGAAAGAAGGTCTAATGAGTCCTCTATTCAAAGAGATTCGCGAAAACGAAGGAATGTTGGAAAACGGAGACGGACCCTGCGCATTGTTCTCTCACCAGAAGGAAGTGGAGGAGCTTCGCAGAAAACTCGGGGCTTACAAAACAGGACTCTAA
- a CDS encoding permease: MKAKRYVFPLLMAAVVSAVFAVDNQVGRNALSITGSSFLEMLSVIPPIFILLGLLDVWIPREKIIRHLGEESGIKGIVLSFLLGAAAAGPLYGAFPIAAVFMKKGVKFSNVLIFIGAWSTTKIPMFMFELGSLGAGFALLRLAINIPGILLMAIILEKITGKESIEAIYAQATSMSE, translated from the coding sequence ATGAAGGCGAAAAGGTATGTCTTTCCACTATTAATGGCAGCTGTCGTTTCTGCCGTATTTGCTGTCGATAATCAGGTTGGGCGCAATGCACTGAGCATTACTGGATCGAGTTTTTTGGAAATGTTGTCCGTTATTCCTCCAATATTTATTCTCTTGGGCCTTCTCGATGTCTGGATTCCGAGAGAGAAGATTATCAGACATCTGGGAGAGGAGTCAGGAATAAAGGGAATAGTACTTTCCTTTCTTCTAGGGGCAGCTGCGGCGGGGCCTCTATATGGAGCCTTTCCAATAGCAGCGGTCTTCATGAAGAAAGGAGTAAAGTTTTCGAACGTGCTGATCTTCATTGGAGCTTGGTCAACAACTAAAATTCCGATGTTTATGTTCGAGTTGGGATCACTTGGTGCAGGTTTCGCCTTGCTTAGACTGGCAATAAACATTCCAGGAATACTACTTATGGCGATAATACTCGAGAAAATAACCGGAAAGGAGAGTATTGAGGCGATATATGCACAGGCAACCAGCATGAGTGAATAG
- a CDS encoding helix-turn-helix transcriptional regulator, with translation MKTLARNLTDVMKSLADETNLRLLGLIKLHEELCVCEFEDMLELPQPTVSRHLKALADSGLIQARKDGRWRYYSMADCPGFVDEIVDIAVDEFGIKKQERHRKCGEEQ, from the coding sequence GTGAAGACGCTTGCTAGGAATCTTACCGACGTTATGAAGAGTCTTGCCGATGAGACAAATCTGAGACTTCTTGGCCTTATCAAGCTTCATGAGGAATTATGTGTCTGTGAATTCGAAGATATGCTTGAGCTCCCACAGCCTACAGTTTCCAGGCACTTGAAAGCACTGGCTGATTCAGGGTTGATTCAAGCTAGGAAAGATGGCAGATGGAGATATTACAGCATGGCTGATTGCCCGGGATTCGTTGACGAAATCGTTGATATCGCTGTAGATGAGTTTGGAATCAAGAAGCAGGAGAGACATAGAAAGTGTGGTGAAGAACAATGA
- a CDS encoding flavodoxin family protein translates to MSYSSLKEYNLFERARVVSLRGGEIVKAIAFNGSPRMERGYTSRLLSSLLKGIQSAGYDTELFYTNTFSPLPCTCGSMHCWDIEPGICCMKDSMQPIYQKIKESEILVLAAPVYIPLPGEMQNLINRLCPMIDPVLSIVDGRTRAKLRAGWKTEKILLVSTGGWWEKENFDTLIRIVRELAENASVVFSGALIRPHVHLMFDRGDPTDEGKEILLKVEEAGCELVRKETIDDDLLKFISRPLISHETFVEMWNR, encoded by the coding sequence ATGAGTTATAGCTCACTAAAAGAATATAATCTATTTGAAAGAGCTAGAGTGGTCTCTTTGAGGGGAGGTGAAATAGTGAAAGCAATTGCCTTCAATGGAAGTCCAAGGATGGAGAGAGGCTACACTTCAAGACTTTTGTCTTCGCTCTTAAAGGGCATCCAAAGCGCGGGATACGATACTGAACTCTTCTATACAAACACTTTTTCACCACTCCCCTGTACTTGTGGAAGTATGCACTGCTGGGATATAGAGCCGGGAATCTGCTGCATGAAGGATAGTATGCAACCGATTTATCAGAAAATCAAAGAATCTGAGATTCTCGTACTGGCAGCTCCAGTTTACATTCCGTTGCCAGGAGAAATGCAGAACCTTATAAACAGGCTGTGTCCTATGATAGATCCCGTACTCAGCATTGTTGATGGCAGGACTAGAGCCAAGCTGAGAGCCGGCTGGAAGACAGAGAAGATTTTGCTGGTATCTACAGGCGGCTGGTGGGAAAAGGAGAACTTTGACACTCTTATAAGAATCGTACGTGAACTGGCGGAGAATGCAAGCGTAGTGTTTTCCGGCGCTTTGATCAGGCCTCATGTTCACCTAATGTTTGACAGGGGAGATCCAACAGATGAAGGAAAAGAGATACTTCTAAAAGTCGAGGAGGCGGGCTGCGAACTTGTAAGAAAAGAGACAATAGACGATGATCTTCTGAAATTCATTAGCCGACCGCTGATCTCTCATGAGACATTCGTCGAAATGTGGAACAGGTGA
- a CDS encoding aromatic aminobenezylarsenical efflux permease ArsG family transporter: MDNFAFSMISALWFGILTSISPCPLATNIAAVSFISRNIGSPRKSLLAGLLYTLGRVVTYVAIGAILVSSLTAAPGLSRFLQKYMGKLIGPIMIVVGMFLLELLSFRNSGRNLDTTSQEKIKSKGLLGALILGSLFALTFCPVSAALFFGSVIPLAVNEQSRLMIPAIYGIGTGLPVVVVAIGIAISTKLVAQMFRRISRFEFWARTITGAVFIVLGIYLSIRRIFL; encoded by the coding sequence ATGGACAACTTTGCGTTTTCAATGATTTCCGCTCTTTGGTTCGGGATTTTGACCTCCATTAGCCCCTGCCCTCTAGCTACGAACATTGCAGCGGTTTCTTTTATCAGCCGGAATATCGGTAGCCCAAGAAAGTCACTTTTAGCAGGTCTTCTCTACACACTGGGAAGGGTAGTAACATATGTTGCCATTGGCGCAATACTTGTTTCAAGCTTGACGGCGGCTCCAGGTCTGTCGAGATTCCTCCAGAAATACATGGGTAAGTTAATTGGCCCAATTATGATCGTTGTAGGCATGTTTCTTCTTGAGTTGCTGAGTTTCAGAAACAGCGGAAGAAATCTGGATACAACATCTCAAGAGAAGATCAAGAGCAAAGGTCTGCTTGGGGCCCTGATTCTTGGCTCTTTGTTCGCCCTTACTTTTTGCCCTGTATCGGCTGCACTATTCTTTGGAAGCGTAATACCCCTCGCAGTCAATGAACAGTCCAGGCTAATGATTCCTGCAATCTATGGTATCGGCACAGGCCTACCTGTTGTTGTTGTTGCCATCGGAATTGCCATAAGCACGAAGCTGGTCGCGCAGATGTTCAGGCGAATCAGCAGATTCGAATTCTGGGCGAGGACAATTACCGGAGCAGTTTTCATAGTCCTGGGAATCTATCTGAGTATAAGGAGGATTTTCTTGTGA
- a CDS encoding GNAT family N-acetyltransferase codes for MTSSELFFNLNEIMDSGGRILICRQDEETVGVLIYSVFEDIMTYSLLGSIEFVFVSKRFRRMGIGRNLLSFLNEYLSISGVEESFFECAFESDYHLWSEAIGMKEFSVLLEKKLGNQEENRILR; via the coding sequence ATGACGTCAAGTGAACTATTCTTCAATCTGAATGAAATCATGGACTCAGGAGGTAGAATTCTAATTTGCCGGCAAGATGAAGAAACGGTGGGAGTTCTAATCTATTCTGTCTTCGAAGATATTATGACTTACAGTCTTCTTGGATCTATAGAGTTTGTCTTTGTCAGCAAACGTTTTCGTCGAATGGGCATAGGAAGAAACTTACTTTCTTTCCTAAATGAGTACCTATCAATAAGCGGGGTTGAAGAGTCATTCTTTGAATGTGCATTTGAAAGCGATTATCATCTTTGGTCTGAAGCCATCGGTATGAAAGAATTCTCAGTTCTTCTTGAGAAGAAGCTGGGAAACCAGGAAGAGAACAGGATTCTTCGATAA
- a CDS encoding helix-turn-helix transcriptional regulator, producing MNKRTVMLFKALGCSWRLKILEHLSKGTMCICEFDDLYSIDKTTLSRHVKALVDTGLVKENRNGTRKELSIADRRVLEIIELAKSITDVSSQESE from the coding sequence ATGAACAAGAGGACAGTAATGCTTTTCAAGGCACTAGGGTGTAGCTGGCGACTGAAGATACTTGAGCATCTTTCAAAAGGTACTATGTGTATTTGCGAGTTCGATGACCTTTATTCGATAGACAAGACAACTCTCTCAAGGCACGTTAAGGCGCTGGTAGATACGGGCCTCGTCAAAGAAAACAGGAATGGCACGAGAAAGGAGCTCAGCATAGCAGATAGAAGAGTCCTGGAGATTATCGAGCTTGCCAAGTCAATCACTGATGTATCATCTCAAGAATCGGAGTAG
- a CDS encoding helix-turn-helix transcriptional regulator, with the protein MKNRLKEFRFVNHDITQNDLARLAGVSRQTIIAVEKGKFNPSVKLALKLANILQCTVEELFELEEGDQVGT; encoded by the coding sequence TTGAAGAACAGGCTGAAGGAATTCAGATTTGTGAATCACGATATAACACAGAACGATCTGGCAAGATTGGCCGGAGTAAGCCGGCAGACAATAATCGCAGTTGAAAAGGGAAAATTCAACCCTTCAGTTAAACTTGCTCTTAAGCTCGCAAATATCCTTCAATGTACTGTCGAGGAACTGTTTGAACTAGAAGAAGGTGATCAGGTTGGTACTTAA
- a CDS encoding nitrophenyl compound nitroreductase subunit ArsF family protein translates to MKLKRVITICLLLFVLISIAYFAYDEIKLISQSSKSRESILEEQDDPFLPEDFVVLYYFHGTIRCKVCLDMEANAKKAVETHFSSQYGTGTLRWEVVNIDLPENYHYLEDYTIMYNTLVIQQYIDGKPGEWKELWHAWDLSEEEDQYIEYVRDEVASFLGVN, encoded by the coding sequence GTGAAACTGAAGAGAGTCATTACCATCTGCTTGCTACTATTCGTCTTGATCAGTATTGCTTATTTTGCGTACGATGAAATCAAACTCATTTCTCAGTCTTCGAAGTCTCGAGAATCCATTCTTGAAGAACAGGATGATCCTTTTCTTCCAGAAGATTTTGTTGTTCTTTATTACTTTCACGGAACTATCCGTTGTAAGGTATGCCTGGACATGGAGGCAAACGCAAAGAAAGCAGTCGAGACACACTTTTCTTCACAATATGGAACGGGGACCTTGAGGTGGGAAGTGGTAAACATAGACCTTCCGGAGAATTACCACTATCTAGAAGATTACACTATCATGTATAACACTCTTGTCATCCAGCAATACATAGATGGGAAGCCCGGTGAATGGAAGGAACTGTGGCATGCCTGGGACCTTTCAGAAGAGGAAGACCAGTACATTGAATATGTGAGAGATGAAGTAGCTTCTTTTTTGGGGGTGAATTGA
- a CDS encoding metallophosphoesterase, translated as MRLAFFSDIHGNLEALEAVLRDIESQNIDRSYCLGDLVGYGPQPQEVVQRIRDLRIPAIMGNYDDAIGYEKESCGCAYNPGRETEVGDDSVNWTIANTSAEAKEFLRSLPHTLEFEEEGVKFLLVHGSPVDHLLEYIRPETSGERLQKVLESVKADVVLNGHTHLPMVRWAMGKLVFNGGSVGRPKDGNPKACYLIIDVVQQSISYEFRRVEYDVKSTAEKMIEVGLPAELALVLVLGKGYKMGPSKLENTMDFRI; from the coding sequence ATGAGATTGGCATTCTTTTCCGATATACATGGAAATCTTGAGGCTCTCGAAGCAGTACTGAGAGATATCGAGAGTCAAAACATTGACAGAAGTTACTGTCTGGGGGATCTAGTAGGATATGGTCCTCAGCCGCAAGAGGTTGTTCAAAGAATTCGCGACCTTAGAATCCCTGCGATAATGGGAAATTATGATGATGCAATAGGTTATGAAAAGGAGAGCTGCGGCTGCGCATATAATCCCGGTAGAGAAACGGAGGTTGGAGACGATTCCGTAAACTGGACCATAGCAAACACTTCAGCTGAAGCTAAGGAGTTCCTACGTTCACTTCCTCATACACTGGAATTCGAAGAAGAGGGTGTGAAGTTTCTTCTTGTTCATGGAAGTCCTGTAGATCATCTACTTGAGTACATAAGACCAGAAACTTCAGGCGAAAGGCTACAAAAAGTTTTGGAGAGCGTCAAAGCCGATGTAGTCCTCAACGGTCATACGCATCTTCCCATGGTTAGATGGGCGATGGGAAAACTCGTCTTCAACGGCGGCAGCGTCGGCAGGCCTAAGGATGGAAATCCCAAGGCCTGCTATTTGATTATTGATGTTGTCCAGCAGAGTATTTCATATGAATTTCGAAGAGTTGAGTATGATGTCAAATCTACAGCTGAGAAAATGATTGAGGTCGGGCTGCCTGCAGAACTTGCTCTAGTTCTTGTGCTCGGCAAAGGATACAAAATGGGGCCGTCGAAACTTGAGAATACCATGGACTTCAGAATCTAA